A window from Setaria italica strain Yugu1 chromosome VIII, Setaria_italica_v2.0, whole genome shotgun sequence encodes these proteins:
- the LOC101765229 gene encoding cytochrome P450 76M5, translating to MVMVLPMLLVCMVVTVVITVHVICALDEHKRKRFSGASLPLPPGPVALPIVGNAFSFIGPFGHNPHRILTSLAKTYGSIVSFRPGMAGNFVVVSSPEAAREALIKNDAALAARFVPDNTRALGHCSESMFFLPTYSHLWKQHRITLGTSLSTGRGLDTTRPIRDRHACRLSEHLRFCSGMPIKIGEAVQGTVLDVMSNILFSKDGTHLRVKGGQLFKDLLVEVLEDWTKPNVSDAFPFFASLDLLGSRRRISRGLAKLYKFFDEEFVERRLGSSENHHDLLDFILSQHAKSKLTRSEITKFFTDIFLAASNTSRITVEWAMALLLKHPEKMKKLRAELAASLGTKEFVQESDLDKLPYIHAVVKETLRLQPSAPLLPRMVSTDGMSLGGFSVPIGTNILINLWAIGRDPTVWPQAGEFLPERFLGSRSLDFRGSEDFTYRPFGAGRRMCPGLDFAAQLIPLLLASMLHKIDWSLPDGIVPEDVDLRDRYSMVLELAKPLIAVPVSTVCRAPPWLM from the exons ATGGTCATGGTGCTCCCAATGTTGCTGGTTTGTATGGTAGTGACGGTAGTGATCACCGTTCATGTCATCTGTGCCCTAGATGAACACAAGCGAAAGAGATTTTCCGGTGCATCTCTTCCACTGCCCCCTGGCCCGGTCGCTCTCCCCATCGTCGGGAATGCCTTCAGCTTCATCGGGCCGTTCGGCCACAACCCACACCGCATACTCACGAGCCTCGCCAAAACCTATGGGTCCATAGTGTCCTTTCGGCCAGGCATGGCAGGCAATTTCGTGGTAGTGTCATCCCCTGAAGCAGCACGTGAAGCTCTCATCAAGAACGATGCCGCGCTCGCTGCCCGGTTCGTGCCGGACAATACACGCGCCTTAGGCCATTGCTCGGAGTCAATGTTCTTCCTCCCAACCTATAGCCATTTGTGGAAGCAGCACCGCATCACATTGGGTACCAGCCTCTCAACTGGCCGGGGCCTTGACACAACCCGCCCCATTCGGGATCGCCATGCCTGTCGGCTCAGCGAGCACTTAAGGTTCTGCTCTGGCATGCCAATCAAAATTGGAGAGGCCGTCCAAGGCACAGTGCTCGATGTTATGTCCAACATCCTCTTCTCTAAGGACGGGACGCACTTGCGCGTGAAGGGGGGCCAGTTGTTCAAGGACCTCCTGGTGGAGGTCCTCGAGGACTGGACTAAGCCCAACGTTTCTGACGCTTTTCCCTTCTTCGCGTCACTTGACCTCCTTGGCTCACGCCGCCGAATCTCCAGAGGTTTGGCTAAACTGTACAAGTTCTTTGATGAAGAGTTCGTCGAACGTCGGTTAGGCAGCAGTGAGAACCACCACGATTTGTTGGACTTCATCCTCTCGCAGCATGCCAAGTCGAAGCTCACGCGTTCAGAGATCACCAAGTTCTTCACG GATATCTTTCTTGCCGCGAGCAACACAAGTAGGATCACCGTGGAATGGGCAATGGCACTCCTACTTAAGCATCCAGAAAAGATGAAGAAGCTGCGTGCTGAGCTTGCAGCGAGCCTTGGGACCAAGGAGTTTGTCCAGGAGAGCGACTTGGACAAGCTCCCCTACATCCATGCTGTGGTGAAGGAGACACTACGACTGCAACCATCAGCACCGCTGCTACCACGAATGGTGTCCACGGACGGCATGTCACTTGGCGGATTCTCAGTACCAATTGGTACCAACATTCTGATTAACCTTTGGGCCATTGGAAGGGACCCAACGGTGTGGCCTCAGGCGGGAGAGTTTCTGCCTGAAAGGTTTCTGGGCAGCCGATCACTGGACTTCCGGGGATCAGAAGACTTCACATATAGGCCCTTTGGGGCAGGGCGAAGGATGTGCCCAGGACTGGACTTCGCTGCGCAGTTGATTCCACTTTTGCTAGCCTCGATGTTGCACAAGATCGACTGGAGCCTACCTGATGGGATCGTGCCTGAGGATGTGGACCTCAGGGATCGCTACAGCATGGTTCTGGAGCTCGCTAAGCCCCTCATTGCGGTGCCAGTGTCAACGGTGTGCCGTGCTCCGCCGTGGCTGATGTAG